A window of Roseovarius sp. THAF27 contains these coding sequences:
- a CDS encoding cytochrome c1 has product MFKTVAISAVTALALSTGGVMAAGGEGHVKDVDFSFEGPFGSFDQFQLQRGLQVYTEICSACHGLQYVPLRTLGDEGGPHFSEAEVRAYAENYEVFDEELDDFRAARPVDHFPGSNMENAPDLSLMAKARAGFHGPEGTGINQLVKGMGGPEYIYSLLTSYTGETKEEAGTTFYENEAFPGGWIAMAPPLYGEDVEYADGHENDLSAISKDVAAFLMWTAEPKMMDRKQAGLTGVIFLTLLSVLLYLTNKRIWKPIKKKYES; this is encoded by the coding sequence ATGTTCAAGACAGTCGCGATCAGCGCAGTTACCGCCCTGGCCCTTTCGACCGGCGGCGTGATGGCCGCGGGCGGCGAGGGCCACGTAAAGGACGTGGACTTCTCGTTCGAGGGGCCGTTCGGCAGCTTCGACCAGTTCCAGCTTCAGCGCGGCCTGCAGGTCTATACCGAGATCTGTTCGGCGTGCCACGGCCTGCAATACGTGCCGCTGCGCACGCTGGGCGATGAAGGCGGACCGCATTTCTCGGAGGCCGAGGTGCGCGCCTATGCCGAGAATTACGAGGTTTTCGACGAGGAACTGGATGATTTCCGCGCGGCACGCCCGGTCGACCATTTCCCCGGCTCGAACATGGAGAACGCGCCGGACCTGAGCCTGATGGCCAAAGCCCGCGCCGGGTTCCACGGGCCGGAAGGCACCGGGATCAACCAGCTTGTGAAAGGTATGGGCGGCCCGGAATACATCTATTCGCTGCTGACCAGCTATACCGGCGAGACCAAGGAAGAAGCCGGCACCACGTTCTATGAGAACGAGGCGTTCCCCGGCGGCTGGATCGCCATGGCGCCGCCGCTTTACGGTGAGGACGTGGAGTATGCCGACGGTCACGAGAACGACCTGAGCGCGATCTCCAAGGACGTCGCGGCCTTCCTGATGTGGACGGCGGAACCCAAGATGATGGATCGCAAGCAGGCGGGCCTGACCGGGGTGATCTTCCTGACGCTGCTGTCGGTGCTGCTGTACCTGACGAACAAGCGGATCTGGAAGCCGATCAAGAAGAAATACGAAAGCTGA
- a CDS encoding alkane 1-monooxygenase gives MQTTTPKYLPADKVETLRRALPFWAAFSLVPLAVISATQGGWTVFLLPLFTWYFFAALDAVLGLELDNLDPETRQQHIRMYTAVTVLWPPVQFCLLFWMIWYATGPGDAHLNALETILLFFGMGVISGTVGINFSHELMHQKGKGERFLGDALLSMVLYSHFRSEHLQVHHRHVGTPRDPVTARYNEGFHRFFPRVLRESLMSSWKAEKALLARKGKPWWDLKNPFWKYWGLQAFMLLLAALIGGWIGLALFVWQAFIAIWQLELVNYVEHYGLTRKHLGDGKYEHVKPQHSWNAAQKASNWLLINLQRHSDHHYKPNRRFPLLQNYSEDEAPQLPYGYPVMTVAAMIPPLWRRVMNPRVRRWREKYYPEITDWEPYNKALNPLPR, from the coding sequence ATGCAGACCACCACGCCCAAATACCTTCCCGCCGACAAGGTCGAAACCCTCCGGCGCGCGCTGCCCTTCTGGGCCGCCTTCTCACTTGTCCCGCTGGCCGTCATCAGCGCCACCCAGGGCGGCTGGACGGTCTTCCTGCTGCCGCTCTTCACCTGGTATTTCTTCGCCGCGCTCGACGCCGTGCTAGGGCTGGAGCTCGACAATCTCGACCCCGAAACGCGCCAGCAGCATATCCGCATGTACACCGCCGTCACCGTGCTCTGGCCGCCGGTGCAGTTCTGCCTGCTTTTCTGGATGATCTGGTACGCCACCGGCCCCGGCGACGCGCATCTGAACGCTTTGGAAACCATCCTTCTGTTCTTCGGCATGGGCGTGATTTCCGGCACGGTCGGCATCAACTTCTCGCACGAACTCATGCACCAGAAAGGCAAGGGCGAGCGTTTCCTGGGCGACGCGCTCCTGTCGATGGTGCTCTACTCGCATTTCCGGTCCGAGCACCTTCAGGTCCATCACCGCCACGTCGGCACCCCGCGCGACCCCGTGACGGCCCGCTACAACGAGGGCTTCCACCGCTTCTTCCCCCGCGTCCTGCGCGAAAGCCTGATGTCCTCGTGGAAAGCCGAAAAGGCCCTGCTGGCCCGCAAGGGCAAGCCGTGGTGGGACCTCAAGAACCCGTTCTGGAAATACTGGGGCTTGCAGGCCTTCATGCTGCTCCTCGCCGCGCTCATCGGCGGCTGGATTGGGTTGGCGCTCTTTGTCTGGCAGGCCTTCATAGCCATCTGGCAGCTGGAACTGGTCAACTACGTCGAACATTACGGCCTCACCCGCAAGCACTTGGGCGACGGCAAGTACGAGCACGTCAAACCCCAGCACAGCTGGAACGCCGCGCAGAAGGCGTCGAACTGGCTGCTGATCAACCTGCAACGCCATTCCGACCACCACTACAAGCCCAACCGCCGCTTCCCGCTCCTGCAGAACTACTCCGAGGACGAGGCGCCGCAACTGCCCTATGGCTACCCGGTGATGACAGTGGCCGCGATGATCCCGCCGCTCTGGCGCCGGGTCATGAACCCCCGCGTCCGCCGCTGGCGCGAGAAATACTACCCCGAGATCACCGACTGGGAGCCCTACAACAAGGCGCTGAACCCGCTCCCGCGTTAG